A genomic region of Phycisphaerae bacterium contains the following coding sequences:
- a CDS encoding amidohydrolase, producing the protein MRDDSPSTTRAAAGQLAEQLTAWRRHFHAHPELSGQEEQTAAFIAEELRKLGCEPRERIGGTCGLSADLVVPGRPFVALRADMDGLPITELTGAAYTSQNAGVMHACGHDAHMAMLLGVARMLAERKADLRQSVRLIFQPAEEGGGGAELLVAGGVLADVQRIFGLHVWSEMPLGTLGTRVGPFMSSTNPLRITVRGRGGHAAMPHQCVDPVVVAAQLVVALQTVVSRNIAMTDSAVVSVTRVQAGSATNIIPETAELAGTVRTLNMATRATIVRRIGELAQGIAGAYGATAEATVEEGYPVLVNDAGAVERALATARRLGFTEDQLLTLPAQGGGEDFAYYLQQVPGAFLFLGARNEAKGCKYPHHHALFDIDEAVLPLGVALLTQLALDAETER; encoded by the coding sequence ATGCGAGACGACTCTCCGTCCACCACACGGGCCGCTGCGGGGCAGCTTGCGGAGCAGCTCACGGCGTGGCGACGACACTTTCATGCACATCCCGAGCTGAGCGGACAGGAGGAGCAGACCGCCGCGTTCATTGCGGAGGAGCTGCGCAAGCTGGGCTGCGAGCCGCGCGAGCGTATCGGCGGCACCTGCGGCCTGAGCGCCGACCTTGTCGTGCCCGGCCGGCCATTCGTTGCGCTCCGGGCCGACATGGACGGCCTGCCGATCACCGAGCTGACCGGGGCCGCTTACACGTCGCAGAACGCCGGCGTCATGCACGCCTGCGGGCACGATGCCCATATGGCCATGTTGCTCGGCGTCGCACGGATGCTCGCCGAGCGGAAGGCGGACCTCCGCCAATCCGTCCGGCTGATCTTCCAGCCGGCGGAGGAAGGCGGTGGCGGAGCGGAGTTGCTGGTTGCGGGTGGCGTGCTCGCCGACGTGCAGCGCATTTTCGGTCTACACGTCTGGTCGGAGATGCCGCTCGGGACGCTGGGCACGCGGGTCGGCCCGTTCATGTCCAGCACCAACCCCCTGCGGATAACCGTCCGCGGCAGGGGTGGCCACGCGGCCATGCCCCACCAGTGCGTCGATCCCGTCGTCGTTGCGGCCCAACTGGTCGTCGCGCTCCAGACGGTCGTCAGCCGTAACATTGCCATGACCGACAGTGCGGTCGTTTCCGTCACCCGCGTCCAGGCCGGGTCGGCGACCAACATCATTCCTGAGACCGCCGAACTTGCCGGGACCGTGCGCACGTTGAACATGGCGACGCGGGCGACAATCGTCCGGCGGATCGGCGAGCTCGCCCAAGGGATCGCCGGCGCGTACGGCGCGACGGCCGAGGCGACAGTCGAGGAGGGCTATCCCGTCCTGGTGAACGATGCGGGGGCGGTGGAACGGGCACTGGCGACGGCTCGCCGACTGGGGTTCACGGAAGACCAGTTACTCACCTTGCCCGCGCAAGGTGGCGGCGAGGATTTTGCCTACTATTTGCAGCAAGTCCCGGGCGCGTTTCTGTTCCTCGGAGCGCGAAACGAAGCCAAGGGGTGCAAGTACCCGCACCACCACGCCCTCTTCGACATTGACGAGGCTGTGCTGCCGCTGGGGGTAGCCCTGCTGACCCAACTGGCCCTCGACGCGGAGACGGAGCGATGA
- a CDS encoding B12-binding domain-containing radical SAM protein has protein sequence MIAAEPRRRPRIRFINPNSPLSNITMPDVIRNMTSPLGRYTPAALRRVQFTRKALFAPTGLMIAAAVVPPHWDVELVDECTLDRPHQPRADVDLVGISAMTTQARRAYTIADEYRRLGVTVVMGGIHPSALPDEALQHCDAVCQGDAESTLPHLLADYEEKLSASSSQRSAGKDTGLRRVYDWAAFETAPIATPRKDIINSADYLVANPIQTTRGCPHNCNFCTTPAVFGRKFRQRAVADIVEEIRAAHERHHAWCYIFADDNFAGNQQWALELCEALRPLKVAWATQCDVLISKNERLMRAMRESGCVGLILGLESPKQDTLAEAGKKFVRSDSYEWRIRKIQSFDIGLWGAFIFGFDHDTWQDCMFACRFAQRMNLAMSCYPILTPYPGTEFFRQFEREGRLRTRDWEKYNGATVVFEPRQMTVKQLRHAQMAAFAEFFAPRSALRRLGAWPLKGRSWVANLAIWKGIRYYYAKKRRHVPLFRDFLNPDAPAWNYADDAWTHERAEADVRCAEVARLAGVVRAASDPLVQAALALTAPDSPGATER, from the coding sequence ATGATCGCAGCGGAACCACGCCGGCGGCCGCGGATTCGGTTCATCAATCCGAATTCGCCGCTGTCGAACATCACGATGCCGGACGTGATCCGGAACATGACTTCGCCGCTGGGGCGCTATACGCCGGCAGCGCTGCGGCGCGTGCAGTTCACGCGTAAGGCGCTGTTCGCGCCGACCGGGCTGATGATCGCCGCCGCCGTCGTGCCGCCGCATTGGGACGTCGAGCTGGTCGACGAATGCACACTCGACCGGCCGCACCAGCCGCGGGCGGACGTGGACCTCGTCGGCATCTCGGCCATGACCACGCAGGCCCGGCGGGCATACACCATCGCGGATGAGTACCGCCGACTCGGCGTGACCGTCGTCATGGGCGGCATCCACCCCAGCGCCCTGCCCGACGAAGCGTTGCAGCACTGCGACGCCGTGTGCCAGGGTGACGCGGAATCGACGCTGCCGCACCTGCTGGCGGACTACGAAGAGAAGCTGTCAGCTTCCAGCAGTCAGCGATCAGCCGGAAAAGACACGGGCCTGCGGCGCGTCTATGACTGGGCGGCGTTCGAGACCGCGCCCATCGCGACGCCGCGCAAGGACATCATCAACTCCGCCGACTACCTGGTCGCGAACCCGATTCAGACGACGCGCGGCTGTCCGCACAACTGCAATTTCTGCACGACGCCGGCGGTGTTCGGCCGCAAGTTCCGCCAGCGCGCGGTCGCGGACATCGTGGAGGAGATTCGCGCGGCGCACGAGCGGCACCACGCGTGGTGCTACATCTTTGCGGACGACAATTTCGCCGGGAACCAGCAATGGGCGCTGGAGCTGTGCGAAGCGCTGCGGCCACTCAAGGTCGCGTGGGCGACGCAGTGCGATGTGCTCATCAGCAAGAACGAGCGCCTGATGCGCGCCATGCGCGAGAGCGGCTGTGTCGGCCTGATCCTCGGCCTGGAAAGCCCGAAGCAGGACACGCTGGCGGAAGCCGGCAAGAAGTTCGTCCGCAGCGATTCGTACGAGTGGCGGATCCGGAAGATCCAGAGCTTCGACATCGGGCTGTGGGGGGCGTTCATCTTCGGCTTCGACCACGACACCTGGCAGGACTGCATGTTCGCCTGCCGGTTCGCGCAACGCATGAACCTGGCGATGAGCTGCTATCCGATCCTCACGCCCTACCCGGGCACCGAGTTCTTCCGCCAGTTCGAGCGCGAGGGGCGCTTGCGCACGCGCGACTGGGAGAAGTACAACGGTGCAACGGTGGTTTTCGAGCCACGGCAGATGACGGTGAAGCAGCTCCGGCACGCACAGATGGCGGCGTTCGCGGAGTTCTTCGCGCCGCGGTCGGCGCTGCGGCGGCTGGGGGCGTGGCCGCTCAAGGGGCGGTCGTGGGTCGCGAACCTCGCGATCTGGAAGGGTATTCGCTACTACTACGCGAAGAAACGCCGGCACGTGCCACTCTTCCGGGATTTCCTCAACCCCGACGCGCCGGCGTGGAACTACGCGGACGATGCCTGGACGCACGAACGCGCCGAAGCGGATGTGCGCTGCGCGGAAGTCGCACGTCTGGCCGGCGTCGTCCGCGCGGCGAGCGATCCGCTGGTGCAGGCCGCGCTGGCGCTGACCGCGCCCGACAGCCCGGGCGCCACCGAGAGGTGA
- a CDS encoding secondary thiamine-phosphate synthase enzyme YjbQ: MKAHRQELWFETPTRRAFINITSQIEDAVRASGVQEGLCLVNAMHITASVFINDDEPGLHRDYDAWLEQLAPHEPTARYQHNRTGEDNGDAHLKRQIMGREVVVAITGGRLDFGPWEQIFYGEFDGRRRKRVLVKVIGT, translated from the coding sequence GTGAAAGCCCATCGTCAGGAACTGTGGTTCGAGACGCCAACACGCCGGGCGTTCATCAACATCACGTCGCAGATCGAGGACGCGGTCCGCGCGAGCGGCGTTCAGGAGGGCCTCTGCCTCGTGAATGCGATGCACATCACCGCCAGCGTGTTCATCAACGACGATGAGCCCGGCCTGCACCGCGACTACGACGCGTGGCTGGAGCAACTCGCGCCGCACGAGCCCACCGCGCGCTACCAGCACAACCGCACCGGCGAAGACAACGGCGACGCGCACCTCAAGCGGCAGATCATGGGCCGCGAGGTCGTCGTCGCCATCACGGGCGGCCGATTGGATTTCGGACCCTGGGAGCAGATCTTCTACGGCGAGTTTGACGGGCGCCGCCGAAAACGCGTGCTGGTCAAAGTGATCGGAACGTGA
- a CDS encoding PEP-CTERM sorting domain-containing protein: MKRTLVVLAVMALVVPALAGTLTADPGRPLYAGGQQATSRGITVYDNTVNGPTGAFSQLPGAIIGDELILLQGGILDDLSFAIYNSSSATTIMDSLDVDINIYNYDADTGSFVFAGMVQFPGLTPGLFPGYFTTYYADGLATENIVITDDILITIEMYNTQAGVRPGQVMYDPPVVGMSSNDFYLDNTPAGGTNVGWYWFGGSPVANFYWGVSVVPEPASLALLALGGLALLRRR, translated from the coding sequence ATGAAACGAACTTTGGTTGTGTTGGCAGTAATGGCACTGGTGGTGCCGGCACTGGCAGGCACGCTGACGGCCGACCCGGGCCGTCCGCTGTACGCCGGTGGTCAGCAGGCAACGTCGCGCGGGATCACGGTGTATGACAACACCGTCAATGGCCCCACCGGTGCGTTTTCGCAGTTGCCGGGCGCCATTATCGGCGATGAGCTGATCCTGCTGCAGGGCGGCATTCTCGATGACCTGTCGTTTGCGATCTACAACAGCAGCTCCGCCACGACGATCATGGACTCGCTCGACGTTGACATCAATATTTACAACTACGATGCCGACACCGGCAGCTTCGTCTTTGCGGGCATGGTTCAGTTCCCCGGCCTGACGCCGGGGCTGTTCCCGGGTTATTTCACCACGTACTATGCGGATGGCCTGGCGACCGAGAACATCGTCATCACCGATGACATCCTCATCACGATTGAGATGTACAACACGCAAGCGGGCGTCCGCCCCGGTCAGGTGATGTACGACCCGCCAGTCGTCGGCATGAGCAGCAACGATTTCTACCTTGACAACACGCCTGCCGGCGGGACGAACGTCGGCTGGTACTGGTTCGGCGGCAGCCCGGTTGCCAACTTCTACTGGGGCGTGAGCGTGGTTCCTGAGCCCGCTTCACTCGCCCTGCTGGCCCTCGGCGGCCTCGCGCTGCTCCGTCGGCGCTAA
- a CDS encoding YidC/Oxa1 family insertase periplasmic-domain containing protein, which translates to MQSDTRRIMMAMFIAMAVLLAYNYLVNRFFPPRQQPAQVATTQPETAAPASGPVLAEAPEGAQPAPGPAPATAPRAELAFTSNADTTPLTLGGETGDALRITLNPRSAGLATLEFFARNKKGRFVHRTKPDEEAPYQLLAPLDDGTRMHYSFATARIWIEEYARHWSLADVVWTVIEQSPRRAVFATTLGSGAPGGELLRLTKTYTLHPNKPVIDLELQIENAGGSPLKLTVEQDGPLGIRQENQQYDMRRLLGAQMTTSGIQLGRGYVYSDLQKATQRGEPVRLVAPEKGPLLWTALANKYFAVFTRPLPLTGAAQDYVIAATGQVAAPDLLTDPADLLARGDLVARLATRPMVVTPGGVLRFPFEIYAGPKDAEHLEQVNPVYADKTKLYYQLAQSADTRCFCTFLWLEELMVWLMEKIHLLVRNYGVVIMILVVIIRGLLHPLSVWQQKSMFRMQESMARIQPKMDAIKERYANDKVRLNQEMMKVWGEEGVNPAASMVSFLPLFIQMPILVALWTALNTNVNLRHAPFDGWWIVDLSAPDAFLTFNPPVTIPILGQIPLLGSVFSNIVSLNLLPIVMGLGMWLQQKYMPKPHMKAKLDAARQQAAAGSKPKSGMSPEDQLRQQQIMAYMMAILMPLLFYKMPSGLNLYWLATTVFGIGESLIIRKQIAEEKARREREGPRPPRGGIISRFFKHVAAQAEQLQKKADELAKSDDPRRKSGKGKP; encoded by the coding sequence ATGCAATCTGATACGCGCCGCATCATGATGGCCATGTTCATCGCAATGGCGGTGCTGTTGGCATACAACTACCTCGTCAACAGGTTCTTTCCGCCGCGACAACAACCGGCGCAGGTCGCCACGACGCAGCCCGAGACGGCTGCGCCCGCGAGCGGGCCGGTTCTTGCCGAGGCTCCGGAAGGTGCCCAGCCGGCCCCGGGCCCTGCGCCGGCGACGGCGCCGCGGGCCGAGCTCGCGTTCACATCCAACGCGGACACCACGCCGCTGACGCTCGGCGGCGAAACCGGCGATGCCTTGCGGATCACGCTCAATCCGCGCAGCGCGGGGCTGGCCACGCTGGAGTTCTTCGCCCGGAACAAGAAGGGCCGTTTCGTCCATCGCACGAAGCCGGACGAAGAGGCCCCGTACCAGTTGCTCGCGCCGCTCGACGACGGCACGCGGATGCACTATTCCTTCGCGACCGCGCGGATCTGGATCGAGGAATACGCGCGGCATTGGAGCCTGGCCGATGTCGTGTGGACCGTGATTGAACAGTCGCCGCGGCGCGCCGTGTTCGCGACGACGCTGGGCAGCGGCGCGCCGGGCGGCGAGCTGTTGCGCCTGACGAAGACGTACACGCTGCATCCGAACAAGCCGGTCATCGACCTCGAACTGCAGATTGAGAACGCCGGCGGCAGCCCGCTGAAGCTGACCGTCGAGCAGGACGGGCCGCTGGGGATTCGGCAGGAGAATCAGCAGTACGACATGCGCCGCCTGCTGGGGGCCCAGATGACGACCAGCGGCATCCAGCTCGGGCGCGGCTACGTTTACAGCGACCTGCAGAAGGCGACGCAGCGGGGCGAGCCGGTGCGCCTGGTCGCGCCCGAGAAGGGTCCGCTGCTGTGGACGGCCCTGGCCAACAAGTACTTCGCCGTCTTCACCCGGCCGCTGCCCCTGACGGGCGCGGCGCAGGACTACGTAATCGCTGCGACAGGCCAGGTGGCCGCCCCTGACCTGCTCACGGATCCCGCCGACCTGCTGGCCCGCGGAGACCTCGTCGCGCGGCTGGCGACGAGACCCATGGTCGTGACGCCCGGCGGTGTGTTGCGTTTCCCATTCGAGATCTACGCCGGCCCCAAGGATGCCGAGCACCTCGAGCAGGTGAACCCGGTCTACGCCGACAAGACGAAGCTGTACTACCAGCTCGCGCAGTCGGCCGACACCCGTTGCTTCTGCACGTTCCTGTGGCTTGAAGAGCTGATGGTCTGGCTGATGGAGAAGATCCATCTGCTCGTGCGGAACTACGGCGTCGTGATCATGATCCTGGTCGTAATCATTCGCGGGCTGCTGCATCCGCTGAGCGTTTGGCAGCAGAAGTCGATGTTCCGCATGCAGGAGTCGATGGCGCGCATCCAGCCGAAGATGGACGCCATCAAGGAGCGCTACGCCAATGACAAGGTCCGGCTGAACCAGGAAATGATGAAGGTCTGGGGCGAGGAGGGCGTGAACCCGGCCGCCAGCATGGTGTCGTTCCTGCCCCTGTTCATCCAGATGCCGATTCTGGTGGCGCTCTGGACGGCCCTGAACACCAACGTGAACCTGCGGCACGCGCCGTTCGACGGCTGGTGGATCGTGGACCTGTCGGCGCCCGACGCGTTCCTGACGTTCAACCCGCCAGTGACCATCCCGATCCTCGGCCAGATCCCGCTGCTGGGCAGCGTGTTCTCCAACATCGTCTCGCTCAACCTCCTGCCGATCGTCATGGGCCTGGGCATGTGGCTCCAGCAGAAGTACATGCCCAAGCCGCACATGAAGGCCAAGCTGGACGCCGCTCGCCAGCAGGCCGCCGCGGGCAGCAAGCCCAAGTCCGGGATGTCGCCCGAGGACCAGCTCCGCCAGCAGCAGATCATGGCCTACATGATGGCGATCCTCATGCCGCTTCTGTTCTACAAGATGCCCTCGGGCCTGAATCTCTACTGGCTCGCCACCACCGTCTTCGGCATCGGCGAGTCGCTGATCATCCGCAAACAGATCGCCGAGGAGAAGGCCCGCCGCGAGCGCGAGGGCCCGCGCCCGCCGCGCGGCGGAATCATCAGTCGGTTTTTCAAGCACGTCGCGGCCCAGGCCGAGCAACTGCAGAAGAAGGCCGACGAGCTCGCCAAGAGCGACGATCCCCGCAGGAAGAGCGGCAAAGGGAAGCCCTGA
- a CDS encoding Gfo/Idh/MocA family oxidoreductase, which translates to MAIRVGIVGLGAMGVWHADRARRLPGFALHSVCDITPAQRRLAEREYGCRAYADLAEFLSDDRLDLVVVATPSHAHERPTVAALRAGKHVLCEKPLARTEAEARRMFAAARRAGRALMAFQNRRGDSDFRTVRDVVASGRLGPLCDIRVVRWGFTDIMRTFGARSYRPGWRSEAAYGGGTLLDFGAHYFDQLLQLLPGRIETVFGDLRGRRWTRDADDQFLAILRTTDGVVAQVEYSQNAHVPIQVDWAVNGRDAGFRYEEKRSSLYSHNGRGRAIVRPIRNARPDWDILYQNLRAVLAGRARPAIEPRETLRLMRVLDAVRRSARTGRVIKINDEYAPRSGSGARRRSR; encoded by the coding sequence GTGGCGATCCGTGTGGGCATCGTGGGTTTGGGGGCGATGGGCGTCTGGCACGCCGACCGCGCGCGCCGGCTGCCCGGGTTTGCCCTGCACAGCGTGTGTGACATCACGCCGGCCCAGCGCCGGCTGGCCGAGCGGGAGTACGGCTGCCGGGCGTACGCCGACCTGGCCGAGTTCCTGTCGGATGACCGGCTCGACCTGGTCGTCGTGGCAACGCCCTCGCATGCGCATGAGCGTCCGACCGTGGCCGCGTTACGTGCCGGCAAGCACGTCTTGTGCGAGAAGCCGCTGGCCCGGACCGAGGCCGAGGCGCGGCGCATGTTCGCCGCCGCCCGGCGCGCGGGCCGCGCGCTGATGGCGTTTCAGAACCGCCGGGGGGACTCAGACTTCCGGACCGTCCGCGACGTGGTGGCGTCGGGCCGGCTGGGCCCGCTGTGCGACATCCGCGTGGTGCGGTGGGGCTTTACGGACATCATGCGGACGTTCGGTGCCAGGAGCTATCGTCCGGGCTGGCGGAGCGAGGCGGCCTACGGTGGCGGCACGCTGCTCGACTTCGGAGCGCACTATTTCGACCAATTGCTCCAGCTCCTGCCGGGCCGGATCGAGACGGTTTTCGGCGATCTGCGCGGCCGGCGCTGGACGCGGGACGCGGACGACCAGTTCCTGGCGATCCTGCGGACGACGGACGGGGTGGTCGCGCAGGTCGAGTACTCGCAGAACGCGCACGTGCCCATCCAGGTGGACTGGGCGGTGAATGGCCGGGACGCCGGGTTCCGGTATGAGGAAAAACGCAGTTCCTTGTACTCGCACAACGGCCGCGGGCGTGCGATCGTACGGCCGATCAGGAATGCGCGCCCGGACTGGGACATCCTGTATCAAAATCTCCGTGCGGTGCTCGCCGGCCGGGCCCGGCCCGCGATCGAACCGCGTGAGACGTTACGGCTGATGCGTGTGCTGGACGCGGTGCGGCGTTCGGCACGGACCGGCCGAGTGATCAAGATCAACGACGAATACGCGCCGCGCTCCGGGTCCGGGGCACGCCGCCGCAGCCGGTAG
- a CDS encoding proline--tRNA ligase — MHWRNYFIPTTKETPKDATAASHILMLRAGLVRQLAAGVYTYLPLGFRVLRKVEAIVRAEMDRAGAIELRMPALTPWSLWEETGRSQTMGDVLLRIAGAPNDWRSGLVLGPTHEEIITEIARAYLKSYKQLPVNLYQIQLKFRGEARPKSGVLRTREFLMKDAYSFHFDKPSLDREYENMYAAYCRVFGRSGLPYTAVEAESGAMGGDSSHEFMVLTDAGEDQVAISENRDYAANLERATAAAPGPAPDVPLRGVSEVHTPGAGRIDDVCAVLGTQPREMIKTLIYTSVVEPGSRERPQRVVALVRGDHEINEHKLGKAAGLPLVLAEPGVIEEVTGAVVGFAGPQGIVDRVDKLLIDRDVAVMRNAATGANKSDYHVVGVNPGRDFPLSGNKVTVADLRSVVDGDLSPTGSGSPLHLRTAIEIGHVFKLGTKYSDAMGATYLDQNGKAQPLIMGCYGIGLNRIMAAAVEAHHDADGIIWPMSIAPFEVLVINLDPKDEAAMQVGTRIHDQLAAAGIDVLFDDRDERAGFKFKDADLIGVPLRIVVGKKSLAAGGVEVSTRGVEGKTVMAPAAAVEHVVARVRAELARLAS, encoded by the coding sequence ATGCACTGGCGAAACTACTTCATCCCCACCACCAAGGAAACCCCCAAGGACGCGACCGCCGCGTCGCACATCCTCATGCTGCGGGCCGGGCTCGTGCGGCAACTGGCGGCCGGCGTCTACACCTACCTGCCGCTGGGATTCCGGGTGCTGCGCAAGGTCGAGGCAATCGTGCGCGCCGAAATGGACCGGGCCGGGGCCATCGAGCTGCGCATGCCCGCGCTCACGCCGTGGTCGCTCTGGGAGGAGACCGGCCGCAGCCAGACGATGGGCGACGTCCTGCTCCGCATCGCCGGGGCGCCGAATGACTGGCGCTCGGGGCTCGTGCTGGGGCCGACGCACGAGGAGATCATCACCGAGATTGCCCGCGCCTACCTGAAGAGCTACAAGCAGCTTCCGGTCAACCTCTACCAGATCCAGCTCAAATTCCGCGGCGAGGCCCGGCCGAAGAGCGGCGTGCTGCGGACGCGCGAGTTCCTGATGAAGGACGCATACTCGTTCCACTTCGACAAGCCGTCGCTGGATCGCGAGTACGAGAACATGTACGCCGCCTACTGCCGCGTGTTCGGCCGGTCGGGGCTGCCGTACACCGCGGTCGAGGCCGAGAGCGGGGCCATGGGCGGCGACTCGTCGCACGAGTTCATGGTCCTCACCGACGCCGGCGAAGACCAGGTGGCCATCAGTGAGAATCGCGATTATGCCGCGAACCTGGAGCGCGCCACGGCGGCGGCCCCGGGGCCGGCCCCGGACGTGCCGCTGCGCGGCGTGTCGGAGGTGCACACGCCCGGCGCCGGCCGCATCGATGACGTCTGCGCGGTCCTCGGCACGCAGCCGCGCGAAATGATCAAGACACTGATCTATACGTCGGTGGTGGAGCCGGGATCCAGGGAGCGCCCACAGCGCGTCGTCGCTCTCGTCCGCGGCGATCACGAAATCAATGAGCACAAGCTGGGCAAAGCCGCCGGCCTGCCACTGGTGCTGGCGGAGCCGGGGGTCATCGAGGAAGTGACCGGGGCGGTCGTGGGTTTCGCCGGCCCGCAGGGCATCGTCGACCGCGTGGACAAGCTGCTCATCGATCGCGACGTGGCGGTCATGCGCAACGCCGCCACCGGCGCGAACAAGAGCGACTATCACGTCGTCGGCGTGAACCCGGGTCGCGACTTCCCGCTCAGCGGCAACAAGGTCACGGTGGCCGATCTCCGGAGCGTGGTCGATGGCGACCTGTCGCCGACCGGCAGCGGCAGCCCGCTCCACCTGCGCACCGCGATCGAAATCGGCCACGTGTTCAAGCTCGGCACGAAATACAGCGACGCGATGGGCGCGACGTACCTCGACCAGAACGGCAAGGCCCAGCCGCTGATCATGGGCTGCTACGGCATCGGGCTCAACCGCATCATGGCGGCGGCGGTCGAAGCCCATCACGACGCCGACGGCATCATCTGGCCGATGTCAATCGCCCCGTTCGAAGTCCTGGTGATCAACCTCGATCCGAAGGACGAGGCGGCCATGCAGGTCGGCACGCGGATCCACGACCAGCTCGCGGCCGCCGGGATCGACGTCCTGTTCGACGATCGCGACGAGCGCGCCGGCTTCAAGTTCAAGGACGCCGACCTGATCGGCGTGCCGCTACGCATCGTCGTGGGCAAGAAGAGCCTGGCGGCGGGTGGCGTCGAGGTAAGCACGCGCGGCGTCGAGGGCAAAACCGTCATGGCACCGGCGGCCGCGGTTGAGCACGTCGTCGCGCGCGTGCGGGCCGAGTTGGCCCGGCTGGCCTCGTAG